From Dietzia sp. ANT_WB102, a single genomic window includes:
- a CDS encoding DMT family transporter: MSETWAAVLLALASAFSQAFGTVMRHRSPRRAKGRHEGPFGVLSSRYWWTGMVISLIGFAFQGFGLAFGSLILVQTITVLSLTFALPLGAWVTGRRVTKTELFWGHVLAGCVIVLVIYGRPTGGNAHPPGWQWALACTGGLLVVVVLLRLSQNRSSNGDRALLLGVAGGTAFAYVALLTKGVAERWHDGGLFTVATTGEVYGLGVAAVAALTLQQMSFSAGAVHQAVPASTVTTPVVSLGLGVVVLGEWFAVDGAELLILGVTLAVMVLATVRLAHKEVDAAS; the protein is encoded by the coding sequence ATGAGTGAAACCTGGGCGGCAGTTCTCCTGGCCCTCGCATCAGCCTTCAGCCAGGCGTTCGGAACCGTTATGCGACACCGATCACCACGCCGTGCGAAGGGCCGACACGAGGGCCCGTTCGGCGTCCTGTCCAGCCGGTACTGGTGGACCGGCATGGTCATCAGCCTCATCGGGTTCGCCTTCCAGGGCTTCGGGCTTGCGTTCGGCTCACTCATCCTCGTCCAGACGATCACCGTCCTCTCGCTGACCTTCGCGCTGCCTCTCGGAGCCTGGGTCACCGGGCGACGAGTCACCAAGACCGAACTCTTCTGGGGGCACGTCCTGGCGGGATGCGTGATCGTGCTCGTCATCTACGGACGGCCGACCGGAGGGAACGCGCATCCGCCCGGGTGGCAGTGGGCACTGGCGTGCACGGGGGGACTCCTCGTCGTCGTCGTCCTCCTCCGTCTCTCACAGAACCGCAGCTCCAACGGTGACCGTGCCCTCCTCCTGGGCGTGGCCGGCGGCACCGCGTTCGCCTACGTCGCGCTCCTGACGAAGGGGGTCGCCGAACGGTGGCACGATGGCGGGTTGTTCACTGTGGCCACGACCGGCGAGGTGTACGGCCTGGGAGTGGCCGCGGTCGCCGCACTCACGCTGCAACAGATGTCGTTCTCCGCCGGCGCCGTGCATCAGGCGGTGCCCGCCTCGACGGTCACGACACCTGTGGTGTCGCTCGGACTGGGGGTGGTGGTGCTGGGTGAGTGGTTCGCGGTCGACGGTGCCGAACTGCTGATCCTGGGCGTCACCTTGGCCGTGATGGTGCTCGCGACGGTGCGGCTCGCACACAAGGAAGTCGACGCGGCGTCGTGA
- a CDS encoding aspartate kinase → MALVVQKYGGSSVESAERIRRVAERIVETRKAGNDVVVVASAMGDTTDELLDLADQVCPSPPQREMDMLLTSGERISNALLAMAISSFGMEAYSFTGSQAGIITTTRHGNSRIIDITPGRVRDALDQGKIALVAGFQGVSRETRDVTTLGRGGSDTTAVAMAAALGADVCEIYSDVDGVYTSDPRIVPNARKLDTISYEEMQEMAAVGSKILNLRSVEFARRHNVPLRVRSSYSTNPGTLVAGNVEDIPVEDALLTGVAHDSSEAKITVVGIPDQPGYAAKIFRAVADAEINIDMVLQNVSKAEGKTDITFTCPREVGAKAVEVLSKAKDELGIDQVLYDDNVGKVSLVGAGMKSHPGVTATFCESLSEAGINIELLSTSEIRISALVREEELSDSVRALHAAFELGGDDVAKVYAGTGR, encoded by the coding sequence GTGGCACTCGTAGTGCAGAAGTACGGCGGCTCCTCCGTGGAGTCCGCAGAACGAATTCGTCGGGTCGCCGAACGGATCGTGGAGACTAGGAAAGCGGGTAACGACGTCGTCGTCGTGGCGTCTGCCATGGGCGACACGACCGACGAGCTACTTGATCTGGCGGATCAGGTCTGTCCGTCCCCGCCGCAACGCGAAATGGACATGCTGCTGACGTCGGGTGAGCGCATCTCCAATGCGCTGCTCGCGATGGCGATCAGTTCCTTCGGGATGGAGGCGTACTCGTTCACGGGGTCCCAGGCCGGGATCATTACCACCACCAGGCACGGCAACAGTCGGATCATCGACATCACCCCGGGCCGCGTACGTGACGCCCTGGACCAGGGCAAGATCGCGCTCGTCGCAGGCTTCCAGGGTGTGTCCCGCGAGACCCGGGACGTCACCACACTGGGGCGCGGCGGTTCGGACACCACTGCGGTCGCCATGGCGGCGGCGCTCGGCGCAGACGTCTGCGAGATCTACTCGGACGTCGACGGCGTGTACACCTCGGATCCCCGCATCGTGCCGAATGCCCGCAAGCTCGACACCATCTCTTACGAGGAGATGCAGGAGATGGCCGCCGTCGGATCCAAGATCCTCAACCTGCGTAGCGTGGAGTTCGCCCGCCGCCACAACGTGCCGCTGCGCGTCCGCTCTTCGTATTCGACCAACCCGGGCACGCTCGTGGCCGGAAATGTGGAGGACATTCCCGTGGAAGACGCACTGCTCACCGGAGTCGCTCACGATTCCTCGGAGGCCAAGATCACGGTCGTCGGCATCCCCGACCAGCCCGGGTACGCGGCCAAGATCTTCAGGGCGGTCGCCGACGCCGAAATCAACATCGACATGGTCCTGCAGAACGTGTCCAAGGCGGAGGGCAAGACGGACATCACCTTCACCTGCCCGCGTGAGGTCGGTGCCAAGGCGGTCGAGGTGCTGTCCAAGGCGAAGGACGAGCTGGGCATCGACCAGGTGCTCTACGACGACAACGTCGGCAAGGTGTCCCTGGTCGGCGCCGGTATGAAGTCTCACCCGGGCGTCACCGCGACGTTCTGTGAGTCGCTGTCCGAGGCCGGCATCAACATCGAGCTCCTCTCCACCTCGGAGATTCGCATCTCTGCGCTGGTCCGCGAGGAGGAGTTGTCGGATAGCGTCCGCGCTCTGCACGCGGCTTTCGAGCTGGGCGGAGACGACGTGGCGAAGGTCTACGCCGGCACCGGCCGCTGA
- the leuA gene encoding 2-isopropylmalate synthase encodes MNPADAFVSSSSTLTPPSKPGHPDQPSWNKQRGSSMPSHRYRPFAEEVEDVSLPDRTWPDKVITHAPQWCAVDLRDGNQALIDPMSPARKRRMFDLLVRMGYKEIEVGFPSASQTDYDFVREIIEDDAIPSDVTIQVLVQCREDLIRRTFEACRGASDVIVHFYNSTSILQRKVVFRKDRDAIKKIATDAAELVTSIAKDYPDTNWRWEYSPESFTGTELEFSKEVCDAVTEVVGATPENPIILNLPATVEMATPNVYADQIEWMHRNLAHRDSTILSLHPHNDRGTGVAAAELGYQAGADRIEGCLFGNGERTGNVCLVTLGMNLLTRGVDPQINFSDMDEIRRTVEYANQLRVPERHPYGGDLVFTAFSGSHQDAINKGFDALQAEADARGEDITDITWEVPYLPVDPKDEGRTYEAVIRVNSQSGKGGVAYIMKSDYGLQLPRRLQMEFSQIVQNVTDSEGGEVTPKAMWDIFSLEYLDRVSPMERMSQQLSPAETDDGQDSIEAVIKWKGETRELTGSGNGPLAAFVSALNEMFDDEVRILDYSEHAMTSGDDATAAAYVEVQFGNRVFWGVGRAGSITTASLRAVVSAVNRAYAGEAEAEEAIGSVEGARTWAP; translated from the coding sequence GTGAATCCCGCTGATGCCTTCGTCTCGTCGTCGTCGACCCTGACTCCCCCCTCCAAGCCCGGCCACCCTGACCAGCCGTCGTGGAACAAGCAGCGCGGCTCCTCCATGCCCTCGCACCGGTACCGGCCTTTCGCCGAGGAGGTCGAGGACGTCTCACTGCCCGACCGCACCTGGCCGGACAAGGTCATCACCCACGCACCCCAGTGGTGCGCCGTGGACCTGCGCGACGGCAACCAAGCACTCATCGACCCCATGAGCCCCGCACGCAAGCGCCGCATGTTCGATCTGCTCGTACGCATGGGCTACAAGGAGATCGAGGTCGGCTTCCCGTCCGCCTCGCAGACGGACTACGACTTCGTCCGCGAAATCATCGAGGACGACGCGATCCCCTCCGACGTCACGATCCAGGTGCTGGTCCAGTGCCGTGAGGACCTCATCCGCCGCACGTTCGAGGCGTGCCGGGGCGCATCCGACGTGATCGTGCACTTCTACAACTCCACGTCGATCCTCCAGCGCAAGGTGGTCTTCCGTAAGGACCGGGACGCCATCAAGAAGATCGCCACCGACGCCGCCGAGCTGGTCACCAGCATCGCAAAGGACTACCCGGACACCAACTGGCGCTGGGAATACTCCCCCGAGTCGTTCACCGGCACCGAGCTGGAGTTCTCCAAGGAGGTCTGCGACGCCGTCACCGAGGTCGTGGGCGCCACGCCGGAGAACCCGATCATCCTCAACCTGCCGGCGACCGTCGAGATGGCCACACCCAACGTGTACGCCGACCAGATCGAGTGGATGCACCGGAACCTGGCGCACCGCGACTCGACCATCCTGTCGCTGCACCCACACAACGACCGCGGCACCGGCGTCGCGGCGGCCGAGCTGGGATACCAGGCCGGGGCCGACCGCATCGAGGGCTGCCTGTTCGGCAACGGCGAGCGCACCGGCAACGTGTGCCTGGTGACCCTGGGCATGAACCTGCTCACCCGCGGCGTCGACCCGCAGATCAACTTCTCGGACATGGACGAGATCCGGCGCACCGTCGAATACGCCAACCAACTGCGCGTGCCCGAGCGGCACCCCTACGGCGGTGACCTGGTCTTCACCGCGTTCTCCGGCTCGCACCAGGACGCCATCAACAAGGGTTTCGACGCACTCCAGGCCGAGGCCGATGCCCGCGGCGAGGACATCACCGACATCACGTGGGAGGTGCCGTACCTGCCGGTCGACCCGAAGGACGAGGGCCGCACCTACGAGGCCGTCATCCGCGTGAACTCGCAGTCCGGCAAGGGCGGCGTCGCCTACATCATGAAGAGCGACTACGGCCTGCAGCTGCCGCGACGCCTGCAGATGGAGTTCTCGCAGATCGTCCAGAACGTCACCGACTCCGAGGGTGGCGAGGTCACCCCCAAGGCGATGTGGGACATCTTCTCCCTGGAGTACCTCGACCGCGTCTCCCCCATGGAGCGGATGTCGCAGCAACTCTCGCCCGCTGAGACCGACGACGGCCAGGATTCTATCGAGGCCGTCATCAAGTGGAAGGGCGAGACCCGCGAACTGACGGGGTCCGGGAACGGCCCCCTCGCCGCGTTCGTCTCGGCGCTGAACGAGATGTTCGACGACGAGGTTCGCATCCTCGACTACTCAGAGCACGCGATGACCTCCGGGGATGACGCGACCGCAGCCGCCTACGTCGAGGTGCAGTTCGGCAACCGGGTCTTCTGGGGTGTCGGCCGGGCCGGCTCCATCACCACCGCATCCCTGCGGGCCGTGGTCTCCGCCGTCAACCGGGCCTACGCCGGGGAGGCCGAGGCCGAAGAGGCCATCGGTTCCGTCGAGGGCGCCCGCACGTGGGCCCCCTGA
- a CDS encoding peptidoglycan recognition family protein: MSVTRRGFLTAASVGVGAAVASTVRGPVAGANPFTTGSLGVAQDLMQSISTGSGMIQPNGPLGYVGVTFPSAEDIAGRIRFAFPDGSVGDWQPLDLMDTAPDAGSVPASELVSAPDGAVGYEVDAPKGSEATVFDDGRGTARNYSLGSVGLLGLPIIPRAAWGAGDVPGFRWAPQFFPAQSITIHHTAGQVGPDRAATVRATYNYHANTLGWGDIGYHLIIDPEGRIYQGRGGTPVGNPVFQVPPVAGIAPPVVTGGHVGGFNNGNIGISLLGDFTWSPPTPAAVGATIDCVRALCNATGINPRGGVNYRNPEGGGTRPMMAVSGHRDWGGTACPGDAFYPQMQFIRDYAARGWTPRAVSSAAFGS, from the coding sequence ATGTCAGTGACACGCCGTGGATTTCTCACCGCCGCATCGGTCGGCGTGGGCGCTGCCGTCGCCTCCACCGTCCGAGGCCCCGTAGCCGGCGCCAATCCGTTCACGACCGGATCGCTCGGCGTGGCCCAGGACCTCATGCAGTCGATCTCGACCGGCAGCGGAATGATCCAGCCCAACGGCCCGCTCGGCTACGTCGGGGTCACCTTCCCCAGCGCCGAGGACATCGCCGGACGCATCCGGTTCGCGTTCCCCGACGGCTCGGTGGGCGACTGGCAGCCGCTCGACCTCATGGACACCGCTCCGGACGCCGGTAGCGTGCCCGCCTCCGAGCTCGTCTCCGCTCCGGACGGGGCCGTGGGCTACGAGGTCGACGCCCCCAAGGGATCCGAGGCAACGGTCTTTGACGACGGCCGCGGCACGGCCCGCAATTACAGCCTCGGCAGCGTCGGACTGCTCGGCCTCCCGATCATCCCGCGGGCGGCGTGGGGCGCGGGCGACGTGCCAGGCTTCCGGTGGGCCCCACAGTTCTTCCCGGCCCAGTCGATCACCATCCACCACACCGCTGGCCAGGTCGGTCCCGACAGGGCTGCCACAGTGCGGGCCACGTACAACTACCACGCCAACACTCTCGGCTGGGGCGATATCGGCTACCACCTGATCATCGATCCCGAGGGGCGCATCTACCAGGGACGCGGAGGCACCCCGGTCGGCAACCCCGTCTTCCAGGTCCCGCCCGTCGCTGGAATCGCTCCCCCCGTCGTCACGGGCGGCCACGTCGGCGGATTCAACAACGGCAACATCGGCATCAGCCTGCTGGGCGACTTCACGTGGAGCCCGCCCACTCCCGCCGCCGTCGGTGCCACCATCGACTGCGTCCGCGCCCTGTGCAACGCCACCGGGATCAACCCGCGCGGGGGCGTCAATTACCGCAACCCTGAAGGCGGGGGCACGAGACCGATGATGGCAGTCTCGGGCCACCGTGACTGGGGCGGGACCGCTTGCCCGGGGGACGCGTTCTACCCGCAGATGCAGTTCATCCGCGACTATGCCGCGCGGGGCTGGACCCCGCGGGCGGTCTCCTCAGCGGCCTTCGGCTCCTGA
- a CDS encoding trypsin-like serine protease, translated as MRLISPSGTMRSRRLTAAPRRARAARPARPGRLAAAAGAVVGTVAASLAVATPTAGAVVNGTPSGPAPWAVQITTFASALGAPCSGVVVHPYWVATAAHCGPSDPGSYTLGFGNWATVPGGFAVTASLATPQSVGAFGSLDTGSLGRHTPAAVYKAPAGDVMLIKLRHPAPSPSVLRAGIDPGPGAVLRFHGFGETSPRGLRSPELRTGLTRLDRMEPRAGSRIGRSHTIEGGYGLGDSGGPVFQGDRLVGIHSGSDHARQQPNGTNPAWFESIPAQNGWIDWMIANR; from the coding sequence ATGCGCCTCATTAGTCCCAGCGGAACCATGCGGTCTCGCCGTCTCACGGCCGCTCCGCGCCGCGCTCGAGCCGCCCGCCCCGCCCGCCCCGGCCGGCTCGCTGCCGCAGCTGGCGCCGTCGTCGGGACGGTCGCCGCCTCCCTCGCGGTCGCGACACCGACCGCCGGGGCGGTCGTCAACGGCACCCCCTCCGGACCTGCCCCCTGGGCCGTGCAGATCACCACGTTCGCCAGCGCCCTCGGGGCGCCGTGCTCAGGCGTGGTCGTCCACCCGTACTGGGTCGCCACCGCCGCCCACTGCGGCCCGTCCGACCCGGGCTCCTACACCCTGGGATTCGGCAACTGGGCCACCGTGCCCGGCGGCTTCGCCGTGACTGCCTCCCTCGCGACCCCGCAGAGTGTGGGCGCGTTCGGCTCCCTCGACACCGGCAGCCTCGGCCGCCACACCCCCGCCGCGGTCTACAAGGCCCCCGCCGGGGACGTCATGCTCATCAAGCTCCGCCATCCCGCACCGTCACCATCCGTACTGCGCGCCGGAATCGACCCCGGTCCGGGCGCCGTACTGCGCTTCCACGGATTCGGCGAAACCTCCCCCCGCGGGCTGCGCTCACCCGAACTCCGCACCGGCCTGACCCGCCTCGACCGGATGGAACCACGCGCCGGTTCGCGCATCGGCCGCTCCCACACCATCGAGGGCGGATACGGCCTCGGCGACTCCGGCGGACCCGTCTTCCAGGGCGACCGCCTGGTGGGCATCCACTCCGGCTCCGACCACGCCCGCCAGCAGCCCAACGGCACCAACCCGGCGTGGTTCGAATCGATCCCCGCCCAGAACGGCTGGATCGACTGGATGATCGCCAATCGATGA
- a CDS encoding APC family permease, whose translation MLDPHGATVAGAPLRRREDTINQPALKRVIGPGLLLLFIVGDILGTGIYALTGKVAAEVGGAVWLPFLIAFAIAMLTAASYLELVTKYPKAGGAAVYTHRAFKVHFLTFLVAFTVMASGLTSASSAAIAFAGNFSEAVDLGWVSGTWPLIGVALVFMTAVAAVNLRGVSESVRINVVLTCVELAGLLIIIAIGGWAITQGQGDLSRASAFDLAEGESPFRSVTAATALAFFAMVGFEDAVNMAEETKEPARIFPKVMFAGLTITGVIYILVAIVSVTLVSPEDLGVGDTPLLMVVEAGAPSFPLWVFAFITMFAVANSALINMLMASRLLYGMAHEKVLPAKLGLVLPGRRTPWVAILFTTVLAFGLIAFADLASLGGTTSLLLLAVFTVTNVAVLVLRRDPVEHAHFRTPTVVPILGTVFCAFLVSPLSGRAREDYTVAGWLLAAGVALWAVHWAVDRIIVHRRLRVEDPDALSGRPEDLPRRHEGYP comes from the coding sequence ATGCTCGACCCGCACGGGGCAACCGTCGCCGGGGCACCACTACGCCGCAGGGAGGACACAATCAACCAGCCAGCGCTGAAACGGGTCATCGGCCCCGGGCTACTCCTGCTCTTTATCGTCGGCGACATCCTCGGCACCGGGATCTACGCCCTCACAGGGAAGGTCGCCGCGGAGGTCGGCGGAGCGGTGTGGCTGCCGTTCCTCATCGCGTTCGCCATCGCCATGCTCACGGCGGCGAGCTACCTCGAACTGGTGACCAAGTATCCCAAGGCCGGCGGCGCCGCGGTCTACACGCACCGCGCCTTCAAGGTGCACTTCCTCACGTTCCTCGTGGCGTTCACGGTGATGGCCTCCGGTCTCACCTCGGCGTCCTCGGCCGCCATCGCCTTCGCGGGCAACTTCAGCGAGGCGGTCGACCTCGGGTGGGTGTCCGGGACTTGGCCGCTCATCGGAGTCGCGCTGGTGTTCATGACCGCGGTCGCGGCCGTCAACCTGCGCGGCGTCTCCGAGTCCGTCCGGATCAACGTGGTTTTGACCTGCGTCGAACTGGCCGGTCTGCTCATCATCATCGCGATCGGCGGCTGGGCGATCACGCAGGGGCAGGGCGACCTCTCCCGCGCCTCGGCGTTCGATCTGGCCGAGGGTGAAAGTCCGTTCCGGTCCGTCACCGCCGCCACCGCGCTCGCTTTCTTCGCGATGGTGGGGTTCGAGGACGCGGTCAACATGGCAGAGGAGACCAAGGAACCGGCGCGGATCTTCCCGAAGGTCATGTTCGCCGGGCTGACGATCACCGGCGTCATCTACATCCTCGTCGCGATCGTGTCCGTGACGTTGGTGAGCCCAGAGGACCTGGGAGTGGGGGACACGCCGCTGCTCATGGTGGTCGAGGCGGGCGCGCCGTCGTTCCCGCTGTGGGTCTTCGCGTTCATCACCATGTTCGCGGTGGCCAACTCGGCACTAATCAACATGCTCATGGCCTCGAGGCTGCTTTACGGCATGGCCCACGAGAAGGTGCTGCCGGCGAAGCTCGGCCTGGTCCTCCCGGGTCGCCGCACCCCCTGGGTGGCGATCCTCTTCACCACGGTCCTCGCGTTCGGGCTCATCGCCTTCGCCGACCTGGCCTCCCTGGGCGGGACCACCTCACTTCTGCTGTTGGCGGTCTTCACGGTGACGAACGTCGCCGTCCTCGTGCTCCGCCGCGACCCCGTCGAACACGCGCACTTCCGGACGCCGACCGTGGTGCCCATCCTGGGCACGGTGTTCTGCGCGTTTCTGGTCTCGCCGCTGTCCGGCCGGGCGCGGGAGGACTACACGGTGGCCGGCTGGCTGCTGGCGGCCGGCGTGGCGCTGTGGGCCGTGCACTGGGCGGTCGATCGGATCATCGTCCATCGCAGGCTCCGCGTGGAGGATCCGGACGCGCTCTCCGGCCGCCCCGAGGATCTACCCCGCCGGCACGAGGGCTACCCCTAG
- a CDS encoding aspartate-semialdehyde dehydrogenase encodes MTTVAVVGATGQVGRVMRALLEERDFPADKVRFFASARSAGTTLSFRGEDIVVEDTANTPDEELEGIDIALFSAGGTMSKEQAPRFAAAGAVVVDNSSAWRKDPDVPLVVSEVNPDAAKNPPKGIIANPNCTTMAAMPVLKALHDAAGLKRLVVSTYQAVSGSGLAGVDTLNEQITGNVGAGHELVHDGSVLQTDGTGPYVAPIAFNVLPMAGGLVDDGSEETDEEQKLRNESRKILGLPELRVAGTCVRVPVFTGHTLSINAEFERDITPDQARELLASAPGVKVVDVPTPLEATGADESLVGRIRQDQSIDGNKGLNLMVAGDNLRKGAALNTIQIAELLVTLQTA; translated from the coding sequence ATGACCACTGTCGCCGTAGTCGGAGCCACGGGCCAGGTGGGGCGCGTTATGCGTGCCCTGCTCGAGGAGCGGGACTTTCCGGCCGACAAGGTCCGTTTCTTCGCCTCCGCCCGGTCCGCGGGGACCACGCTGTCGTTCCGTGGCGAGGACATCGTCGTGGAGGACACGGCCAACACGCCTGACGAGGAGCTCGAGGGCATCGATATCGCCCTGTTCTCCGCAGGCGGGACGATGTCCAAGGAGCAGGCGCCCCGGTTCGCTGCGGCGGGCGCTGTCGTCGTCGACAACTCGAGCGCGTGGCGCAAGGATCCCGACGTCCCGCTCGTCGTATCCGAGGTGAACCCGGACGCGGCGAAGAACCCGCCCAAGGGCATCATCGCCAACCCGAACTGCACCACGATGGCCGCGATGCCGGTGCTCAAGGCGCTGCACGACGCGGCCGGCCTCAAGCGACTGGTCGTGTCGACGTACCAGGCGGTGTCGGGTTCAGGCCTGGCCGGCGTGGACACGCTGAACGAGCAGATCACCGGCAACGTCGGCGCCGGCCACGAGCTGGTGCACGACGGATCGGTGCTGCAGACCGACGGCACCGGACCGTACGTCGCGCCGATCGCGTTCAACGTGCTGCCGATGGCGGGCGGGCTCGTCGATGACGGTTCCGAGGAGACCGACGAGGAGCAGAAGCTGCGCAACGAGTCGCGCAAGATCCTCGGGCTGCCGGAGCTACGGGTCGCCGGCACCTGCGTGCGCGTCCCTGTGTTCACCGGACACACGCTGAGCATCAACGCCGAGTTCGAGCGTGACATCACCCCGGATCAGGCGCGCGAGCTGCTCGCCTCCGCCCCGGGCGTCAAGGTCGTCGATGTGCCGACCCCGCTCGAGGCGACTGGCGCTGACGAGTCGCTGGTGGGACGCATCCGCCAGGACCAGTCGATCGACGGCAACAAGGGACTGAACCTGATGGTCGCGGGTGACAACCTGCGCAAGGGGGCGGCGCTCAACACCATCCAGATCGCTGAGCTGCTGGTCACGTTGCAGACGGCCTGA
- a CDS encoding aspartate aminotransferase family protein, translating to MPAPQNAAAREVYEKERAHVLAPWSAWGASDPMVVTAAEGCHLTDGDGNRLLDFTSQLVNTNIGHQHPVVVKAIQDQAAELCTINPAHANAARAEAARLVAEVAPAGMNRVFFTNAGTEAVEHAIRMARRHTGRHKTLSAFRSYHGATTTSMNLTGDTRRWANDMGNTGAVHFHAPFLYRSQFYAENDKQECDRALEHLDSLIGLEGPDHFAALIIESVPGTVGIMVPPADYLRGVREICDKYGIVMICDEVMSGFGRTGQWLALDNFRSGDDDWAPDLITFAKGSNSGYVPLGGVILHDRIAASFETTPYTGGLTYAGHPLACASVVATINVMRDEKIIENARMIGEDVIGPRLRELAEKHPSIGEVRGLGVFWAVEMVADRETREPLAPYGGSSEAMARTFAAAKKDGLLLFMNYNRFHVVPPCIITPDEANEGLDIFDRALDVADSYVRS from the coding sequence GTGCCCGCACCCCAGAACGCTGCCGCCCGTGAGGTCTACGAGAAGGAACGGGCGCACGTCCTGGCCCCGTGGTCGGCGTGGGGGGCCTCCGACCCGATGGTCGTCACCGCGGCCGAGGGCTGTCATCTCACGGACGGTGACGGCAACAGGTTGCTCGACTTCACCTCGCAGTTGGTCAACACGAACATCGGACACCAGCATCCGGTGGTCGTCAAGGCCATCCAGGATCAGGCGGCCGAGCTGTGCACCATCAACCCGGCCCACGCCAACGCCGCGCGCGCCGAGGCCGCCCGACTGGTCGCAGAGGTCGCGCCTGCCGGAATGAACCGGGTCTTCTTCACCAATGCCGGTACCGAGGCCGTCGAGCACGCCATCCGCATGGCCCGCCGCCACACCGGCCGCCACAAGACCCTCTCCGCATTCCGCAGTTACCACGGCGCCACCACCACGTCGATGAACCTCACCGGAGACACCCGCCGCTGGGCCAACGACATGGGCAACACCGGTGCGGTGCACTTCCACGCCCCGTTCCTCTACCGCTCGCAGTTTTACGCCGAGAACGACAAGCAGGAGTGCGACCGCGCGCTCGAGCACCTCGACTCGCTCATCGGGCTGGAGGGGCCGGATCACTTCGCCGCGCTCATCATCGAGTCCGTGCCCGGCACCGTCGGAATCATGGTGCCGCCGGCCGACTACCTGCGCGGTGTCCGCGAGATCTGCGACAAGTACGGGATCGTCATGATCTGCGACGAGGTCATGTCCGGCTTCGGCCGGACCGGCCAGTGGCTGGCACTCGACAATTTCCGCTCCGGTGACGACGACTGGGCGCCCGACCTCATCACTTTCGCCAAGGGCTCCAACTCCGGGTACGTCCCCCTCGGCGGCGTCATCCTGCACGATCGGATCGCCGCCTCCTTCGAGACGACCCCGTACACCGGTGGCCTCACCTACGCGGGCCACCCGCTGGCCTGCGCTTCCGTGGTCGCGACCATCAACGTCATGCGCGACGAGAAGATCATCGAGAACGCCCGGATGATCGGCGAGGACGTCATCGGTCCGCGCCTGCGCGAACTGGCCGAGAAGCATCCGTCGATCGGCGAGGTCCGCGGACTGGGCGTCTTCTGGGCCGTGGAGATGGTGGCCGACCGAGAGACTCGCGAGCCCCTCGCCCCCTACGGTGGGTCCTCAGAGGCCATGGCGCGCACCTTCGCCGCCGCCAAGAAGGACGGCCTGCTGCTGTTCATGAACTACAACCGTTTCCACGTGGTGCCGCCGTGCATCATCACGCCCGACGAGGCCAACGAGGGCCTCGACATCTTCGACCGCGCGCTCGACGTGGCCGACTCGTACGTGAGGAGCTGA
- a CDS encoding phage holin family protein: MALVLGLIVNAVALWVATLIVPGITLHETGGIYAPGGGAIDNEVSVPTIAALLIVAVVFALVNAVIKPVVQLLSLPLTILTLGLFLLVVNALMLMLTGWITTTFQPFGAEFVVSGFWAAFFGAIVVGLVNWVLGMLIPTRARA; encoded by the coding sequence ATGGCACTGGTACTTGGACTGATCGTCAACGCTGTCGCCCTGTGGGTGGCGACGCTGATCGTGCCGGGGATCACGCTGCACGAGACCGGCGGGATCTACGCGCCGGGCGGGGGCGCGATCGACAACGAGGTGAGCGTTCCCACGATCGCGGCGCTACTCATCGTGGCGGTGGTGTTCGCCCTGGTCAACGCTGTGATCAAGCCGGTCGTGCAGCTGCTGTCGCTGCCGCTGACCATCCTGACCCTGGGCTTGTTCCTGCTGGTGGTCAACGCGCTGATGCTCATGCTCACAGGCTGGATAACGACCACGTTCCAGCCCTTCGGCGCGGAGTTTGTGGTGAGTGGATTCTGGGCGGCCTTCTTCGGCGCAATTGTGGTCGGGCTGGTCAACTGGGTGCTGGGGATGCTCATCCCCACCCGCGCCCGCGCCTGA
- a CDS encoding GNAT family N-acetyltransferase, translating to MTPSELVIRRASRADVDLVLSAGDLFTTPPTAEWTQDFLDRGSNLLVLALHDEVPVGMLIAVEAGHLGASPDLFVYDIRVREGLRGQGIAHQLVDKAVEVAEEAGCSRVWGTKPLPADLEQNLPLSQTERGTTEPSTFVIPIQ from the coding sequence ATGACCCCGTCGGAGCTCGTGATCCGCCGCGCCTCCCGCGCGGATGTGGACCTCGTGCTGTCGGCCGGCGACCTGTTCACCACGCCACCCACCGCGGAGTGGACACAGGACTTCCTCGACCGCGGGTCGAACCTGCTCGTCCTCGCACTACACGACGAGGTCCCTGTAGGGATGCTCATCGCGGTCGAGGCAGGGCACCTCGGCGCCAGCCCCGACCTGTTCGTCTACGACATCCGGGTCCGCGAGGGTCTCCGCGGCCAGGGCATTGCTCACCAGCTGGTCGACAAGGCGGTAGAAGTCGCCGAGGAAGCCGGCTGCAGCAGGGTGTGGGGAACGAAGCCCCTGCCGGCGGACCTCGAACAGAACCTGCCGCTGAGCCAGACCGAGCGGGGCACCACCGAACCGTCGACCTTCGTCATTCCGATTCAGTGA